Genomic window (Subtercola endophyticus):
GCGGATGCCCGCTTGGGCGTGCCGCGTAATGAGCAGGTAGGGTCGTCTGAAGTGACTACCGTGCCTTCTTCTAAGCCCCCGATCGGAACCTCGGCGGCCGAGCATCTCTCGCCCTCGTTCCCCGAACGAGCCGCCTGGGGTACCGCCGGAAAGCTCCGCGCCTGGCAGCAAGAGGCGCTCGACGCGTACTTCTTGCACGAACCGCGCGACTTTCTCGCGGCGGCCACACCCGGCGCCGGAAAGACCACCTTCGCGCTGCGCCTCGCCGCCGAACTGCTGGCCCGAAACACCATCGACCGCATCACCGTCGTCGCGCCCACCGAGCACCTGAAGAAGCAGTGGGCTGACGCGGCCGATCGGGCGGGCATCCGTCTCGATCCGATGTTCAAGAACAGTCACGGCCGGCATGCGCGGCACTACCACGGCGCAGCCGTGACCTACGCCCAGGTCGCCGTGAGGGCCGAGCTGCACCGCGACATCACGCTGAGCGGCCGCACGCTGGTCATTCTCGACGAGGTGCACCACGGCGGCGACGCGCTCAGCTGGGGCGACGCGATTCGCGAGGCGTTCGAACCCGCGACCCGGCGGCTGTCGCTGACGGGAACCCCGTTCCGCAGCGACACGGCACCGATTCCGTTCGTCGCGTATCTGCCCGACGAGCACGGAATCCGGCTCTCGCAGACCGACTACAACTACGGCTACGGTCGCGCTCTCGCCGACGGCGTGGTTCGGCCCGTCATCTTCATGGTCTATGCGGGCCACATGCGTTGGCGCGACGGCGCGGGCGAAGAGATGGAGGCGCGGCTCGGCGAGGGCAACACCAAAGACATCACCTCGCAGGCCTGGCGCACGGCACTCGACCCGAAAGGCGAGTGGATTCCGGCCGTACTGAAGGCCGCAGACCGACGCCTGAGCGAGGTGCGGCACTCGATTCCGGATGCCGGTGGCCTTGTCATCGCGACCGACCACTATGCCGCCCGCGCCTACGCGGAGTTGCTCGAAAACATCTCGGGCCAGCCGGTCACCGTTGTGCTCTCGGACGAGAAAGAGGCCAGCGACCGCATCGAAGAGTTCTCGAACTCGACCCGGCGGTGGATGGTGGCGGTTCGCATGGTGTCAGAAGGTGTCGACATTCCCCGCCTCTCCGTGGGCGTCTATGCGACCTCCGCTGCGACCCCGCTCTACTTCGCGCAGGCGATCGGCCGTTTCGTTCGAGCCCGCCGCCGTGGAGAGACGGCCTCGATCTTCTTGCCGAATGTGCCCTCGCTCATGGCGCTGGCCGGCGCCATGGAGCTCGAGCGCGACCATGCCCTCGACCGCCGAGAGACCGGCGACCCCGAGATCGACATGTTCGCGCCCGAAGAAGACATGATGGATGCCGCGAACCGCGAGGAGAAGGCCTCCGACGCGCTGCAGCAGGAGTTCAGCTTCGAAGCGATCTCGTCACACGCCACCTTCGACCGGGTCGTCTACGAGAACTCCGAGTTCGGCGCCGAAGCCATCGTCGGCAGCGACGAAGAGCTCGACTTCATCGGCATCCCCGGGCTGCTCGAACCCGATCAGGTGCGCGAGCTTCTCGCACACCGGCAGCAGCGGCAGGCCAAGCGCAAACACGAGCCCGGCTACGTCGCCCCGGTCGGGGAGACACCGGATGCGGCCCCGGCCGCACCGCTCTATCGCACGCTGAAAGAACAGCGTTCGCTGCTGAACAGCGTGGTGGGCATCTGGTCGAAGATCTCGGGCGAGCCGCACGGGCTCATCCACGCCGAGCTGCGGCGCGTGTGCGGCGGCCCTGCCGTCGCGCAGGCCAGTTTCACGCAATTGCAGGCCAGAATTGCACTAGTACGCAAATGGATGGGAACACACTGAGGCGATATCGCCGAAGCGAAACAACTGCAGACGAGGGAGCATCACCGTGGAGTATCGGAAACTGGGCAACAGCGGACTCGAGGTCTCGGCCATCACCCTGGGCTGCATGAGTTATGGGGTCGCCGACCGTGGCAACCACGAGTGGACGCTCGACGAAGAGAGGTCGCGCCCGTTCATCCAGAAGGCCCTCGAGGCCGGAATCACCACGTTCGATACCGCCAACGTGTACTCCGACGGCACGAGCGAGCAGATCGTCGGCCGCGCGCTGGCCGACTTCGCCAGCCGCGAAGAGGTCGTCATCGCCACCAAAGTGCACGGCACCATGCGCCCTGGGCCCAACGGCGGCGGCCTGTCACGGGTGCACATCATGAACCAGATCGACGCCTCACTGCGCCGCCTCGGCACCGACTACGTCGACCTCTACCAGATTCACCGCTGGGACGACACGGCGCCTATCGAAGAGACCATGGAGGCGCTGCACGACGTGGTGAAGGCCGGCAAGGCGCGCTACATCGGCGCTTCGTCGATGTTCGCCTGGCAGTTCGCCCAGGCGCAGTACACGGCAGACCTGAACGGCTTCACCCGCTTCGTGTCGATGCAAGACCACTACAACCTGATTCAGCGCGAAGAAGAGCGGGAGATGCATCCGTTCTGCCTCGACCAGGGCGTCGGTGTGCTGCCCTGGAGCCCACTCGCCCGCGGCCGCCTCACCCGGCCCTGGGGAGAGAGCACCTTTCGCGACGACACCGACAACGTCTCGGCGCGCGTGTATGCGGGCACCGAAGACTCCGACCACGCGGTGGTGGATGCCGTCGGCCAGGTCGCCTCGAACCGCGGCGTCGCTCGGGCTCAGGTCGCGCTCGCCTGGGTGCGTCAGCAGCCTGCGGTGACCTCACCCATCGTCGGCGCCACCAAGCCGCACCACCTGGACGACGCCGTGGCCTCCCTCGACCTCACCCTGACGTCAGACGAACTGGATCTCCTCGAGGCCCCCTACACCCCGCACGTACCCACCGGCTTCTGACTCCGACGCGAAGTGTTGCGTCAGACTTTGGGGTCGATGATGACGACCGGAATCTCGCGGTCGGTCTTGACCTGGTAGTCGGCGTAGTCGGGGTAGAGGGCCACCATCTTGGCCCAGAGGGCCGGCTTCTCTTC
Coding sequences:
- a CDS encoding DEAD/DEAH box helicase, which produces MPSSKPPIGTSAAEHLSPSFPERAAWGTAGKLRAWQQEALDAYFLHEPRDFLAAATPGAGKTTFALRLAAELLARNTIDRITVVAPTEHLKKQWADAADRAGIRLDPMFKNSHGRHARHYHGAAVTYAQVAVRAELHRDITLSGRTLVILDEVHHGGDALSWGDAIREAFEPATRRLSLTGTPFRSDTAPIPFVAYLPDEHGIRLSQTDYNYGYGRALADGVVRPVIFMVYAGHMRWRDGAGEEMEARLGEGNTKDITSQAWRTALDPKGEWIPAVLKAADRRLSEVRHSIPDAGGLVIATDHYAARAYAELLENISGQPVTVVLSDEKEASDRIEEFSNSTRRWMVAVRMVSEGVDIPRLSVGVYATSAATPLYFAQAIGRFVRARRRGETASIFLPNVPSLMALAGAMELERDHALDRRETGDPEIDMFAPEEDMMDAANREEKASDALQQEFSFEAISSHATFDRVVYENSEFGAEAIVGSDEELDFIGIPGLLEPDQVRELLAHRQQRQAKRKHEPGYVAPVGETPDAAPAAPLYRTLKEQRSLLNSVVGIWSKISGEPHGLIHAELRRVCGGPAVAQASFTQLQARIALVRKWMGTH
- a CDS encoding aldo/keto reductase, whose amino-acid sequence is MEYRKLGNSGLEVSAITLGCMSYGVADRGNHEWTLDEERSRPFIQKALEAGITTFDTANVYSDGTSEQIVGRALADFASREEVVIATKVHGTMRPGPNGGGLSRVHIMNQIDASLRRLGTDYVDLYQIHRWDDTAPIEETMEALHDVVKAGKARYIGASSMFAWQFAQAQYTADLNGFTRFVSMQDHYNLIQREEEREMHPFCLDQGVGVLPWSPLARGRLTRPWGESTFRDDTDNVSARVYAGTEDSDHAVVDAVGQVASNRGVARAQVALAWVRQQPAVTSPIVGATKPHHLDDAVASLDLTLTSDELDLLEAPYTPHVPTGF